The following are encoded together in the Nitrospira sp. genome:
- the murG gene encoding undecaprenyldiphospho-muramoylpentapeptide beta-N-acetylglucosaminyltransferase: MTIVIAAGGTGGHLYPAIAVAREFVRRDPSTRILFVGTRRGIERKVLAHEGFPLQCITANPLMGKSPLEMIKAVFTLPVSLWQSLRVLKQQGADLVFGVGGYTSPAMLLAAFLRRIPGVILEPNAYPGMANKAVAPLVRRIFLAFESTVQWFDRRKTSVVGNPVRRAFLESSASGAATDGSAWHLLIFGGSQGAKAINSAVIDALPLLGALKGRLTITHQTGEADHARVVAAYEQARMSAQVVPFLYDMPAVLREADLVVARAGAMTIAELTVCGKPAILIPLPTAIYNHQLRNAEVMAQAGGAVLLPQAELTGAKLATSINDIFNEPDRLQTMSRQSWNMRRSDAAEAIVRECYEVMRRRHEASGSACAL; encoded by the coding sequence ATGACCATTGTGATTGCAGCCGGCGGCACTGGCGGCCATCTGTATCCGGCGATTGCCGTGGCACGGGAGTTTGTCCGGCGTGATCCTTCCACGCGCATCCTGTTCGTCGGAACGAGGCGCGGGATCGAGCGCAAGGTGTTGGCGCATGAAGGGTTTCCCTTACAGTGCATCACGGCGAATCCACTGATGGGCAAAAGCCCGCTCGAGATGATAAAGGCCGTGTTCACCCTGCCGGTCAGCTTGTGGCAATCGCTGCGTGTCCTCAAACAGCAGGGGGCGGATTTGGTGTTCGGGGTCGGCGGGTATACCAGTCCGGCCATGCTGCTCGCGGCGTTTCTGCGTCGCATCCCTGGAGTGATTTTAGAGCCAAATGCCTATCCGGGTATGGCGAACAAAGCCGTTGCGCCGCTCGTGCGCCGAATTTTTCTGGCATTCGAATCGACGGTGCAATGGTTCGATCGTCGAAAGACGAGTGTGGTCGGCAATCCCGTGCGCCGAGCTTTTTTAGAATCTTCCGCGTCCGGTGCCGCCACGGACGGAAGCGCGTGGCATCTGTTGATTTTCGGCGGTAGCCAGGGGGCCAAGGCCATTAACTCCGCGGTCATCGACGCGTTGCCGCTCCTCGGCGCGCTGAAGGGACGTCTGACGATTACCCATCAAACGGGTGAAGCGGATCATGCCAGAGTGGTCGCGGCCTATGAGCAGGCGAGAATGTCTGCGCAGGTGGTGCCCTTTCTCTACGATATGCCTGCCGTGCTTCGCGAAGCGGACTTGGTCGTGGCACGCGCCGGCGCGATGACCATTGCCGAGCTCACGGTCTGTGGCAAACCCGCTATTCTGATCCCCCTGCCGACGGCCATCTACAATCATCAGCTGCGGAATGCAGAAGTGATGGCTCAAGCCGGCGGCGCCGTGCTGTTACCGCAAGCGGAGCTGACCGGTGCAAAGTTGGCCACATCCATCAACGATATCTTCAACGAGCCAGATCGCCTGCAGACCATGAGCCGACAGAGCTGGAATATGCGGCGCAGCGATGCGGCGGAGGCCATCGTGCGGGAATGCTACGAGGTCATGAGGAGGCGCCATGAGGCCAGCGGAAGCGCGTGTGCCCTATGA
- the ftsW gene encoding putative lipid II flippase FtsW — MGQHALGTLMLPWSTSSQRTSKRVPVDPALLAVTLALTLIGVVMVFSASAVVAGNRFHDPWYFLKRQVAWLAVGLLVMHGISRIDYTIWKKLAIPLLCGATLLLVMVLIPSLGNVAKGARRWLHLGPINIQPAEIAKFVAVIYAAAYLTKKQDQITQFARGLLPPLIVIGLLSGLVLLEPDLGTVVVMGLVVATLLFLAGARIKHLAILSLCALTGVAALILTSPYRWKRFLMFLDPTKDPSGAGFQITQSFLALGSGGSFGVGLGEGKQKLFFLPEAHTDFVLALVGEELGLLGTVTIVLLFGLFVIKGFQVAGRARHPFGRHLAMGITMLIGMQALVNAGVVTGLLPTKGLTLPFVSYGGSSLLANLFGVGILLSISRDRQGGKEGSPPRAVRKRGVVTE, encoded by the coding sequence ATGGGACAGCATGCACTCGGCACACTGATGTTGCCCTGGTCGACGTCGAGCCAGCGGACGTCCAAGCGCGTACCGGTGGATCCGGCGCTCCTGGCCGTGACCTTGGCGCTCACGCTGATTGGTGTGGTGATGGTGTTCAGCGCCAGTGCCGTGGTGGCGGGCAACCGGTTCCACGATCCCTGGTATTTCCTCAAGCGTCAGGTGGCGTGGCTGGCCGTCGGCCTGTTGGTCATGCACGGGATCTCGCGGATCGACTACACGATCTGGAAGAAGCTAGCGATTCCCTTGCTCTGCGGAGCCACCCTGTTGCTGGTGATGGTGCTGATTCCGTCGCTCGGGAATGTGGCCAAGGGGGCACGCCGGTGGCTGCACCTGGGGCCGATCAACATCCAGCCGGCCGAGATCGCGAAATTTGTGGCGGTGATCTATGCCGCGGCCTATCTGACCAAGAAGCAAGATCAGATTACCCAGTTCGCGCGGGGCTTGCTGCCACCGTTAATCGTCATCGGCCTGCTGAGCGGACTGGTGCTGCTGGAACCGGATCTGGGCACGGTGGTGGTGATGGGACTCGTGGTGGCGACACTGCTGTTCCTGGCTGGGGCGCGCATCAAACACCTCGCCATCTTGTCTTTGTGTGCTCTGACCGGAGTCGCCGCACTCATCCTGACGTCGCCGTACCGGTGGAAACGATTTCTGATGTTTTTGGACCCCACGAAGGATCCCTCCGGCGCGGGCTTTCAGATCACGCAGTCCTTTTTGGCGCTCGGAAGCGGCGGTTCCTTCGGGGTGGGGTTGGGGGAAGGTAAACAGAAGCTCTTTTTCCTGCCGGAAGCGCATACCGATTTTGTGCTGGCCCTGGTCGGCGAGGAGTTGGGGCTGCTGGGGACCGTCACGATCGTGCTGCTGTTCGGTCTGTTTGTCATCAAGGGGTTTCAAGTCGCAGGCCGTGCGCGTCACCCCTTCGGCCGCCATCTGGCGATGGGCATTACGATGTTGATCGGCATGCAGGCGTTGGTCAACGCCGGCGTCGTGACGGGGCTCCTGCCCACCAAGGGGCTGACTCTGCCCTTCGTGAGTTATGGCGGGTCATCGTTGTTGGCCAATCTGTTCGGCGTGGGTATCCTGTTGAGTATTTCTCGGGACCGGCAGGGGGGGAAGGAGGGCAGCCCTCCCCGCGCTGTGCGGAAGCGGGGCGTGGTGACGGAATGA
- the murD gene encoding UDP-N-acetylmuramoyl-L-alanine--D-glutamate ligase, with translation MNVKDLQVTVVGLARSGVGAARLLQHLGARVTVADRKEPEELRAILPQLDQSGIAVRVGAQYESALEGVDLVVISPGVPTQLDALNRVRARGVRVIGELELASRFVTVPIVAVTGTNGKSTTVTLIGKFLQESGKRAFVGGNLGIAASEAALAFVQAKPGSPAPYEYAVFEVSSFQLETTEQFHPWVASILNVTLDHMDRYASVDDYVAAKARIFAHQTAGDYSLFNLDDPRVASLRGRTKGTVIGFSRGGAPVSGVAGATVLDGDLIVTTVRGQREEICRRSDMRLIGLHNVENVMAAVTYGLLCGCSIEAIRAVLRSFPGLEHALEVVRERRGVRFVNDSKGTNVDAVLKALEGIEQPIWLIAGGRDKGGDFSRLEGAVRERVKGLILIGEAAGRIQAAMGNFDRCRPAATLRDAVELAAREAQPGEVVLLSPACASFDMFADYQDRGRQFKALVQALPA, from the coding sequence ATGAACGTCAAAGATCTCCAGGTGACGGTGGTCGGATTAGCCAGGAGCGGGGTCGGCGCGGCGCGATTGTTACAGCATCTCGGCGCTCGGGTGACCGTGGCCGACCGGAAAGAGCCGGAAGAGTTACGCGCGATCCTTCCGCAACTGGATCAGTCTGGTATCGCCGTACGGGTGGGTGCGCAGTATGAATCCGCATTGGAAGGCGTGGATCTCGTCGTGATCAGTCCGGGGGTGCCCACGCAACTCGACGCGCTCAATCGCGTGCGGGCCAGAGGTGTTCGAGTGATCGGGGAACTGGAATTGGCCTCCCGCTTTGTGACCGTGCCCATCGTGGCCGTGACCGGCACCAACGGCAAAAGCACGACTGTTACCTTGATCGGCAAGTTTCTCCAGGAGAGCGGGAAACGTGCCTTTGTGGGCGGCAATCTTGGCATTGCCGCCAGCGAAGCCGCGCTGGCCTTCGTGCAGGCGAAACCGGGAAGTCCCGCCCCCTACGAGTATGCGGTGTTCGAGGTGTCCAGTTTTCAGCTTGAAACAACCGAACAGTTTCATCCCTGGGTCGCGTCGATTCTGAATGTGACTCTGGATCATATGGACCGGTATGCCTCGGTGGACGACTATGTGGCCGCCAAGGCGAGGATTTTCGCCCATCAAACCGCCGGCGACTATTCCCTGTTCAATCTCGACGATCCGCGTGTCGCGTCGCTTCGTGGGCGCACCAAGGGAACGGTCATCGGATTCAGCCGCGGTGGCGCACCCGTGTCGGGCGTAGCGGGTGCCACGGTCCTGGACGGCGATCTGATTGTGACGACGGTGCGTGGGCAGCGTGAAGAAATTTGTCGCCGAAGCGACATGCGGCTGATCGGCCTCCACAATGTCGAGAATGTGATGGCTGCTGTGACCTACGGCCTGCTGTGCGGGTGCTCCATCGAGGCGATCCGTGCCGTGCTCCGGTCGTTTCCGGGATTGGAGCATGCCCTGGAAGTGGTGCGCGAGCGCCGCGGCGTCCGGTTCGTCAATGATTCGAAAGGGACAAACGTCGATGCGGTGCTGAAGGCGCTGGAAGGGATCGAGCAACCCATCTGGTTGATCGCCGGTGGCCGCGACAAGGGGGGAGATTTTTCTCGCCTGGAGGGAGCTGTCCGGGAGCGCGTGAAGGGACTGATTTTGATCGGGGAAGCGGCGGGCCGCATTCAAGCGGCGATGGGGAATTTCGACCGGTGTCGTCCTGCAGCGACCCTCCGCGATGCCGTGGAGCTTGCTGCTCGCGAGGCGCAGCCCGGTGAGGTGGTCTTACTCTCACCGGCCTGCGCCAGTTTCGACATGTTCGCGGATTACCAGGATCGGGGTCGTCAATTCAAAGCGTTAGTCCAGGCGCTTCCGGCATGA
- a CDS encoding phospho-N-acetylmuramoyl-pentapeptide-transferase → MLYNWLYPLHTQFSFLNVFRYQSFRIIYAAVTAFLIAFVMAPWVIRKLQEIKLGQQIRDDGPKRHLAKSGTPTMGGILIIFAVVLSTLLWADMTNRYVWLVVVATVGFGAVGFADDYLKFIKRQSKGLSAAQKFTGQFLVALAIGVFLYTLPSYTTKLSVPFFKYFTPDLGWFYIVFVILVIVGSSNAVNLTDGLDGLAIGPVMIASLAYTIVAYVTGNRVMAEYLLIPYIEGAGEIAIFTGAILGSSLGFLWFNTYPASVFMGDVGSLPLGAALGTVAVISKHELLLLLVGGVFVIEALSVILQVGSYKLRGKRIFNMAPIHHHFEMKGWDEPKVVVRLWIIAILLALLSLSTLKLR, encoded by the coding sequence ATGTTATACAACTGGCTGTATCCACTTCACACACAGTTTTCGTTTCTCAACGTGTTCCGGTACCAGAGTTTCCGCATTATCTACGCCGCGGTCACGGCATTTTTGATCGCGTTCGTGATGGCCCCATGGGTCATTCGGAAGCTGCAGGAGATCAAGCTCGGACAGCAAATCCGGGACGATGGACCGAAACGGCATTTGGCCAAGAGCGGGACGCCGACGATGGGCGGCATTCTCATCATCTTCGCCGTGGTGTTATCGACCCTGCTCTGGGCCGACATGACCAATCGGTATGTGTGGCTGGTCGTGGTGGCGACCGTGGGGTTCGGCGCCGTGGGATTCGCCGACGACTATTTGAAGTTCATCAAGCGCCAATCGAAAGGGCTTTCGGCGGCGCAAAAATTTACCGGCCAGTTTCTGGTGGCCCTGGCTATCGGCGTGTTTCTCTACACCCTCCCTAGCTACACGACGAAACTCAGCGTGCCGTTCTTCAAATACTTTACGCCCGACCTGGGCTGGTTCTATATCGTGTTCGTCATTCTGGTCATCGTCGGCAGCTCCAATGCCGTCAATTTGACCGATGGACTCGACGGCCTGGCCATCGGTCCCGTCATGATCGCCTCCCTGGCGTATACGATCGTCGCCTATGTCACAGGGAATCGCGTCATGGCTGAGTATCTGCTCATCCCCTACATCGAAGGTGCAGGGGAGATCGCGATATTTACCGGAGCGATTCTGGGGTCGAGTTTGGGATTTCTCTGGTTCAACACCTATCCGGCCTCCGTATTCATGGGTGACGTGGGTTCGCTTCCTCTTGGCGCGGCGCTCGGTACCGTGGCGGTGATCAGTAAGCACGAGCTCCTGTTGCTGCTCGTCGGCGGCGTCTTCGTCATTGAAGCGCTCTCCGTCATCCTGCAGGTCGGCTCGTACAAATTGCGTGGAAAGCGAATCTTCAATATGGCTCCGATTCATCATCATTTTGAGATGAAGGGATGGGACGAACCGAAGGTGGTGGTGCGTCTGTGGATCATTGCGATTTTGCTTGCGCTGCTCAGCTTGAGCACGCTGAAACTCCGTTAG
- a CDS encoding UDP-N-acetylmuramoyl-tripeptide--D-alanyl-D-alanine ligase produces the protein MALFTVEEICEVLSAKSPAGLSPQDRKQRIRRVVTDSRLVRKGDLFIAFQGERFDAQAFVPKAFAQGAICAIVQEGYQLPPMRKQGGVPIVLSVRDTLEAFQRLATHYRNRFPIPVIAITGSNGKTTTKEMVAHVVAQRWKTLKTEGNLNNRIGVPQTLFQLAPRHQAAVIEMGVDQEGQTTRLCEIARPTHGVITNIGPDHLEFFGSMEGSAQAKAELLDHLPQDGAVALNADDDYFEYLASRAQCRVVAFGASAKATVRAANVRTDDKGGTVFGLILPGKSRQTEVRIRTQGQHNVSNALAAAAVGHALGLSGSAIAEGLAKFRPAAMRSQISVSHGVRVINDCYNANPASMKAAIQLLAELGRGKRSIAALGDMLELGTDTKRMHHEVGAFLAAQGIGHLLACGALGRELAEGARQAGMPGDRITEHPDAHAAATALARMVRQGDVVLVKASRGMRMEQVVDALTGMRRVARKAC, from the coding sequence ATGGCACTATTTACCGTCGAAGAAATCTGCGAAGTGCTGAGTGCCAAATCCCCGGCAGGGTTAAGCCCGCAGGACCGGAAGCAACGTATCCGGCGCGTGGTGACTGATTCTCGGCTGGTGCGAAAAGGGGATCTGTTCATCGCATTTCAAGGCGAACGGTTTGATGCGCAGGCATTCGTGCCGAAAGCCTTCGCGCAGGGCGCCATCTGTGCGATTGTCCAGGAGGGATACCAGTTGCCCCCCATGCGAAAGCAGGGCGGCGTTCCGATTGTGCTGAGCGTGCGGGATACCCTCGAAGCCTTTCAGCGGCTGGCCACGCACTATCGCAACCGGTTCCCGATTCCGGTGATTGCCATCACCGGCAGCAACGGCAAGACGACCACGAAGGAAATGGTGGCTCATGTCGTCGCGCAGCGATGGAAGACGCTGAAGACGGAAGGCAACCTGAACAATCGTATCGGCGTGCCGCAGACGCTGTTTCAACTTGCTCCGCGTCATCAGGCCGCGGTGATTGAAATGGGCGTGGATCAAGAGGGGCAGACGACAAGATTGTGCGAAATCGCCAGGCCGACCCACGGGGTGATCACCAACATCGGGCCGGACCATTTGGAATTTTTCGGCAGTATGGAAGGATCGGCGCAGGCCAAGGCGGAGCTGCTGGACCACCTTCCGCAAGACGGGGCCGTGGCGTTGAATGCCGATGACGACTATTTTGAGTATCTCGCGTCCCGAGCCCAATGCCGAGTGGTCGCATTCGGCGCGTCCGCCAAGGCCACCGTTCGCGCCGCGAATGTTCGAACCGATGACAAAGGCGGGACGGTCTTTGGGCTTATTCTGCCCGGGAAGAGCCGGCAAACGGAGGTGCGGATTCGAACGCAGGGCCAGCACAATGTGAGCAACGCCCTGGCGGCCGCGGCCGTGGGGCATGCCTTGGGATTGTCCGGCTCCGCCATCGCCGAAGGGTTAGCGAAGTTTCGGCCCGCCGCAATGCGATCGCAAATCAGCGTCTCCCATGGTGTGCGGGTGATCAACGATTGTTATAACGCCAACCCTGCCTCGATGAAGGCGGCCATTCAGCTGCTGGCGGAGCTGGGCCGGGGAAAGCGGTCGATTGCGGCCCTGGGCGACATGTTGGAGCTGGGCACGGACACCAAACGAATGCATCACGAGGTGGGCGCGTTTTTGGCCGCGCAGGGGATCGGACATCTCCTGGCCTGCGGGGCGCTGGGTCGAGAGCTGGCTGAAGGGGCGCGCCAAGCCGGGATGCCGGGTGATCGGATTACCGAACATCCGGATGCCCACGCGGCGGCGACGGCCCTGGCACGGATGGTACGACAGGGCGATGTGGTGCTGGTCAAGGCCTCGCGCGGAATGCGGATGGAGCAGGTCGTGGACGCCCTGACCGGTATGCGGCGGGTGGCGCGAAAAGCCTGTTAG
- a CDS encoding UDP-N-acetylmuramoyl-L-alanyl-D-glutamate--2,6-diaminopimelate ligase: MTLDDLISPIQGRLGVLERSGNQLVTITGLTDDSRKVEPGSLFVAVQGERVDGHDFVDRVLAAGAVALVVGRAVATGSTPTIRVQDSRAALGIIGSRFYGEPSSALRMIGVTGTNGKTTTTYVVKTMLEAANRQVGLIGTVAYLVGKESIPASHTTPGALELQKLFARMVETRLDTVVMEVSSHALALDRTAGSEFDVAVFTNLTQDHLDFHVDMERYFQAKRRLFVDLGRPGARKERKRAIINIDDPWSRRLQDACTVPVWTYGLGEQADLRAEDVRMSAAGTDFTLRSPAGTCAIQSRLVGEHNVYNLLAAIGVVLHEGLTLDHVRAAVGAVSNVPGRFERVEAGQNFTVVVDYAHTEDALVRLLTAAHALRTGRIITVFGCGGDRDRTKRPKMGRAAVQYSDVVILTSDNPRTEDPAAILREVEIGVKAALADRGHVRYHMLADRRAAIEAAIREAKPGDMVLIAGKGHEDYQIVGTTKHHFDDREIAREMIGTLRS; the protein is encoded by the coding sequence ATGACGCTGGACGACTTGATCAGTCCCATTCAGGGACGACTTGGCGTGTTGGAGCGAAGCGGCAACCAGCTGGTTACGATTACCGGGTTGACCGATGACTCGCGCAAGGTCGAGCCGGGGTCTTTGTTTGTGGCCGTGCAGGGCGAACGTGTGGATGGCCACGACTTTGTGGATCGTGTGCTGGCTGCGGGGGCGGTGGCGCTTGTGGTGGGGCGCGCGGTCGCGACCGGTTCGACGCCGACCATTCGCGTGCAGGACTCCCGAGCCGCGTTGGGAATAATCGGCAGTCGATTTTACGGTGAGCCCTCGTCTGCGTTGCGAATGATTGGGGTGACTGGGACGAACGGCAAAACCACGACCACGTATGTCGTGAAAACCATGCTGGAAGCCGCGAATCGGCAGGTCGGTCTCATTGGCACGGTGGCCTATCTGGTGGGCAAAGAGTCGATTCCGGCTTCGCACACGACCCCCGGTGCGTTGGAGTTACAGAAATTATTTGCACGAATGGTCGAGACGCGGTTGGATACGGTCGTCATGGAAGTGTCGTCTCACGCCTTGGCCTTGGATCGAACCGCCGGTTCCGAGTTCGATGTCGCGGTGTTTACGAATCTCACGCAGGACCATCTGGACTTTCATGTCGATATGGAACGGTATTTTCAGGCCAAGCGCAGACTCTTCGTGGACTTGGGGAGGCCTGGTGCGCGTAAGGAGCGCAAGCGGGCGATCATCAATATCGATGATCCTTGGAGCCGCCGCCTGCAGGACGCCTGCACGGTGCCTGTCTGGACCTATGGGCTTGGTGAGCAGGCGGATCTTCGTGCCGAGGATGTGCGCATGTCGGCCGCGGGGACGGATTTTACGCTTCGTAGCCCGGCAGGCACGTGCGCGATTCAGAGCCGGTTGGTCGGGGAGCACAATGTCTACAACCTGCTGGCCGCCATCGGCGTCGTCTTGCATGAAGGGTTGACGCTTGATCATGTTCGTGCCGCCGTAGGGGCGGTCTCGAATGTGCCGGGGCGGTTCGAACGTGTCGAAGCCGGGCAGAACTTTACCGTCGTCGTGGACTATGCGCATACGGAAGATGCTCTGGTGCGCTTGTTGACGGCGGCACACGCGCTCCGCACCGGGCGCATCATTACCGTCTTCGGTTGCGGCGGTGATCGGGACCGCACCAAGCGTCCGAAAATGGGGCGCGCGGCTGTGCAGTATAGTGATGTGGTGATTCTGACCTCAGACAATCCGCGCACTGAAGACCCGGCCGCGATTCTTCGTGAGGTCGAGATCGGAGTGAAGGCGGCGCTCGCGGACCGAGGCCATGTGCGCTATCACATGCTGGCTGATCGGCGGGCGGCGATCGAAGCCGCCATTCGCGAAGCGAAGCCGGGGGATATGGTGTTGATCGCGGGGAAGGGACACGAAGATTATCAGATCGTGGGGACGACGAAGCATCACTTCGATGATCGGGAAATCGCGCGTGAGATGATCGGCACGCTCCGATCCTGA
- a CDS encoding penicillin-binding protein 2 produces the protein MAATSFRGRRIVVACGLVLAFVLVIVRLVNLQVLQAAALTVKADRQHQKNVTLEGARGTIYDRNSKVLAMNMDVPSVFGVPASLGNPVAAARNLSPILHVKATELEKKLKQERHFVWLARKLDPEQGRRLERLGLEGVGVVMEGRRFYPKGPLLSHVLGFAGMDDRGLEGVELRYEQYLHGEKRAVVLQRDALGRAVFPKGLNEEGAAAGHSLTLTIDEVIQYIAEKELDEAVSRANAKSGTLIAMDPKTGAVLAMAVSPRFDPNTVGALVPDRWRNRALTDTYEPGSTMKSVIAAAALEEKVMTPGSMIYGENGQFAIANTIIHDHERAGWMTFAQMIQKSSNIGAAKVGMALGEWRVYDYLKEFGFGDKTGIDLPGETAGLLRGPRQWGKRSLASISMGQEVGVTPLQMVTAVSAIANGGVLMKPYVVSEIRNAKGQLVAQTMPQAKRRVISADTARTLTTLLEGVVTNGTGGKAAIPGFRVAGKTGTAQKVDPRTGKYSSTLLVGSFLGYVPAEDPRLAMIVVIDEPRGEGWGGVVAAPVFRRVGEQVLNYLGVAVDEPVKLAMAAVES, from the coding sequence GTGGCAGCGACGTCCTTTCGTGGTCGCCGGATTGTGGTGGCCTGCGGCCTCGTGCTGGCCTTCGTGCTCGTGATCGTCCGTCTCGTGAATCTTCAAGTGCTGCAGGCTGCGGCGTTGACGGTGAAGGCCGATCGGCAGCACCAGAAAAATGTAACGTTGGAGGGGGCGCGCGGCACGATCTACGACCGAAACAGCAAAGTCCTGGCCATGAATATGGATGTCCCGTCTGTGTTTGGCGTGCCCGCCTCGCTCGGAAATCCCGTGGCGGCGGCGCGCAATCTTTCGCCGATTCTGCATGTGAAAGCCACGGAACTCGAAAAGAAGTTGAAGCAGGAACGGCATTTCGTCTGGCTGGCGAGAAAGCTCGATCCGGAGCAGGGTCGACGGCTTGAGCGGTTGGGGCTCGAAGGTGTTGGGGTGGTGATGGAGGGGCGTCGCTTCTATCCCAAAGGCCCGTTGCTGTCCCATGTGCTCGGGTTTGCGGGTATGGATGATCGCGGCCTCGAAGGAGTGGAGCTGCGTTACGAACAGTATCTGCACGGAGAGAAACGCGCGGTGGTGCTGCAGCGTGATGCGTTGGGGCGGGCAGTATTTCCGAAGGGCCTCAATGAAGAAGGCGCTGCAGCCGGACATAGTCTCACCCTCACCATTGACGAAGTCATTCAGTATATTGCTGAGAAAGAATTGGACGAGGCGGTGAGTCGGGCCAACGCCAAGTCGGGCACGCTGATCGCGATGGATCCGAAGACCGGCGCCGTACTGGCCATGGCGGTGAGCCCACGGTTTGATCCCAACACGGTGGGAGCGTTGGTTCCGGACCGGTGGCGAAATCGTGCATTGACCGACACGTACGAGCCCGGTTCCACCATGAAGAGCGTGATTGCCGCCGCGGCGCTCGAGGAAAAGGTGATGACCCCCGGCAGCATGATTTACGGTGAGAATGGTCAATTTGCGATCGCCAACACCATCATCCACGACCACGAGCGGGCCGGGTGGATGACCTTCGCGCAGATGATCCAGAAATCGAGCAATATCGGGGCGGCGAAAGTCGGCATGGCGCTGGGCGAATGGCGGGTGTACGACTATCTGAAGGAGTTTGGTTTTGGTGACAAGACCGGCATCGACTTGCCGGGCGAGACTGCAGGCCTGTTGCGGGGCCCTCGCCAATGGGGGAAACGGTCGCTGGCCTCCATCTCCATGGGGCAAGAGGTCGGCGTCACTCCGCTGCAAATGGTGACGGCGGTCTCGGCCATCGCCAACGGTGGTGTGCTGATGAAGCCCTATGTGGTGTCCGAGATTCGCAATGCCAAGGGGCAATTGGTGGCGCAGACGATGCCGCAAGCCAAACGGCGCGTCATCTCTGCCGACACGGCGCGGACGCTGACGACGCTTCTGGAAGGAGTGGTCACCAACGGGACAGGCGGCAAGGCGGCTATTCCGGGTTTTCGTGTCGCGGGTAAAACCGGCACGGCTCAAAAAGTTGATCCTCGTACCGGCAAGTATTCATCTACGCTCCTGGTCGGGTCGTTTCTCGGCTACGTACCTGCGGAAGATCCCCGTTTGGCGATGATTGTGGTGATCGACGAGCCGCGTGGCGAGGGCTGGGGTGGGGTGGTAGCGGCGCCGGTGTTCCGTCGCGTGGGCGAGCAGGTCTTGAACTACTTGGGTGTCGCAGTGGACGAGCCGGTCAAGCTGGCGATGGCGGCCGTGGAATCCTGA
- a CDS encoding cell division protein FtsL, producing MKAVAFAAVTSLVLLFVWERVDIVRIGYHIERLKAQKVLLERERDELQVKLSGLTAPERIARLASDKLGMLQPEKGQVVVVNIEPEAPANPIAAEGEVRIARNMVPRRVR from the coding sequence ATGAAAGCCGTCGCGTTTGCCGCGGTCACCTCGCTGGTCTTGCTCTTCGTGTGGGAACGAGTGGACATCGTCCGCATCGGGTACCACATCGAGCGGCTGAAAGCGCAGAAGGTTCTGCTGGAGCGTGAACGTGATGAGCTGCAGGTCAAACTGTCTGGGCTGACGGCGCCCGAGCGGATCGCACGGCTTGCGAGCGACAAGTTAGGAATGCTGCAACCGGAAAAGGGGCAGGTCGTCGTCGTCAATATCGAGCCGGAAGCGCCGGCGAATCCGATCGCGGCGGAGGGTGAGGTGCGAATCGCAAGGAATATGGTTCCGAGGAGAGTGCGGTAG
- the rsmH gene encoding 16S rRNA (cytosine(1402)-N(4))-methyltransferase RsmH, with product MDAARESHEPVLVDEIVFWLQCKPGGVYVDCTLGYAGLATRILERTAPNGMLVGIDRDEAALSESRSRLRDVRSRVHLRHANFSEIKAVVAESGLSQVDGVIFDLGVSSPQLDRPERGFSFREDGPLDMRMDQREGRTAGDLVRDLPETELADLIYQLGEERYSRRIARAIVQARMQSAISTTWELAALVERAVPASYRHGRIHCATRTFQALRIAVNRELDVIEPALRDAVDLLVPGGRVCAVSFHSLEDRIVKHTFRAMASEPEASVAVLTKKPVMASESERDHNPRSRSAKLRVVERIAKECMP from the coding sequence ATGGATGCTGCTCGCGAATCCCATGAGCCGGTATTGGTCGACGAGATCGTGTTCTGGCTGCAGTGCAAACCCGGTGGAGTGTACGTGGACTGCACGCTTGGATATGCAGGGCTTGCGACTCGGATTCTCGAACGCACCGCTCCCAATGGCATGCTCGTGGGAATCGATCGTGATGAGGCGGCGCTCTCGGAATCGCGTTCGCGTTTGCGGGATGTCCGGTCTCGCGTTCATCTCCGGCACGCAAATTTCTCGGAGATCAAAGCCGTGGTCGCTGAGAGCGGATTGTCGCAGGTGGACGGCGTGATCTTCGATCTGGGTGTGTCTTCGCCACAACTCGACCGTCCGGAACGGGGATTCAGCTTCAGGGAAGACGGCCCGTTGGATATGCGCATGGACCAGCGTGAAGGGCGTACTGCCGGAGATCTTGTGCGCGACCTTCCGGAGACGGAGCTGGCCGACCTGATCTATCAGCTCGGTGAGGAGCGCTATTCGCGCAGGATCGCTCGCGCGATTGTGCAGGCCAGAATGCAGTCTGCCATCAGCACCACCTGGGAGCTCGCCGCACTTGTCGAGCGGGCCGTGCCTGCATCGTACCGGCACGGACGAATTCACTGCGCGACCCGGACGTTTCAAGCGCTGCGGATCGCGGTGAATCGTGAGTTGGACGTGATTGAGCCGGCGCTTCGCGACGCTGTGGATTTGCTGGTGCCGGGCGGCCGTGTCTGCGCCGTCTCGTTTCATTCCCTCGAAGACCGAATCGTGAAGCATACGTTTCGGGCGATGGCCTCTGAGCCCGAGGCGTCAGTGGCGGTGTTGACGAAAAAACCGGTCATGGCTTCGGAGAGTGAGCGTGACCATAACCCGCGATCGCGTAGTGCAAAGCTGCGTGTCGTGGAACGGATTGCCAAGGAGTGTATGCCATGA